One Sphaerisporangium krabiense DNA segment encodes these proteins:
- a CDS encoding sensor histidine kinase, whose translation MFLTSADEVRIGGMWSRRGRIVDLGGFVPALAGAVAVVWGDLARGPGWYLVADLVGGALACAGVWLCRRWPVSAGLGVIALSVPAASASVAAGIAALIAALYRRPRVAIAVGAAGVAATLVRFALRPPGLAPYPVWALVGVLFGVAVTAWGMLARTRRELVLSLAERARRAEADQRLRADEARRAERLGIAREMHDVLAHRLSLLVVHAGALEFNGDATPAEVAEAAGVIRSSARLALEELRTVVSVLRDPARDTGSPSADGADLGALVAESRRAGMRVELRDHGIRLSETPDAVARAAYRIVQEGLTNARKHAPGQPVTVLVSGTSGAELVVEVHNPLHGGPTALTGTGSGAGPAGSAGTGSGAEPAGLASTGAGAGLAGLAERASLAGGRLEYGQTADGRFRLTARLPWPL comes from the coding sequence GTGTTCCTGACCAGCGCGGACGAGGTGCGGATCGGCGGGATGTGGTCGCGGCGCGGCCGGATCGTGGACCTGGGCGGGTTCGTGCCCGCGCTCGCCGGAGCGGTGGCGGTGGTCTGGGGCGACCTGGCGCGCGGTCCGGGCTGGTACCTCGTCGCCGACCTGGTGGGCGGCGCGCTGGCCTGCGCGGGGGTGTGGCTGTGCCGGCGGTGGCCCGTGTCCGCGGGGCTGGGGGTGATCGCGCTGTCGGTGCCCGCCGCGTCCGCGTCGGTGGCGGCGGGGATCGCCGCGCTGATCGCGGCCCTGTACCGGCGGCCGCGCGTGGCGATCGCGGTGGGAGCGGCGGGGGTGGCGGCGACCCTGGTCAGGTTCGCGTTGCGGCCGCCCGGGCTCGCGCCGTATCCGGTGTGGGCGCTGGTCGGGGTGCTGTTCGGGGTGGCGGTGACCGCGTGGGGGATGCTGGCGCGCACCCGCCGGGAACTGGTGCTGTCGCTCGCCGAACGGGCCCGCCGCGCGGAGGCCGACCAGCGGCTGCGCGCCGATGAGGCCCGCCGCGCCGAACGGCTCGGGATCGCCCGGGAGATGCACGACGTCCTCGCCCACCGGTTGTCGCTGCTGGTGGTACACGCGGGCGCCCTGGAGTTCAACGGGGACGCGACGCCCGCCGAGGTCGCGGAGGCGGCCGGGGTGATCCGGTCGAGCGCCCGCCTGGCACTGGAGGAGCTACGGACCGTCGTCTCGGTCCTCCGCGACCCGGCACGGGACACCGGGTCGCCGTCGGCCGACGGGGCGGACCTCGGGGCGCTCGTGGCGGAGTCGCGGCGGGCCGGGATGCGGGTCGAACTGCGCGATCACGGGATACGCCTGTCCGAGACGCCGGACGCGGTAGCCCGCGCCGCGTACCGAATCGTGCAGGAAGGCCTCACCAACGCACGCAAACACGCACCCGGACAGCCCGTCACCGTGCTCGTCTCGGGCACGAGCGGTGCCGAACTCGTGGTCGAGGTACACAACCCGCTGCACGGCGGACCGACCGCCCTCACGGGGACCGGGTCCGGCGCGGGGCCGGCCGGATCGGCGGGGACTGGGTCCGGGGCGGAGCCGGCCGGACTGGCGTCGACCGGGGCCGGCGCGGGGCTCGCCGGACTGGCCGAGCGGGCGTCGCTGGCCGGTGGCCGGCTGGAGTACGGGCAGACGGCAGACGGCCGGTTCCGGCTGACGGCCCGGCTGCCGTGGCCACTGTGA
- a CDS encoding response regulator: protein MTAPIRVLVCDDQALIRTGFATIIDGQPDLEVVGECGDGRTAVDLAQRLRPDIVVMDVRMPVLDGIEATRLLAGAGVEHPVKVLVVTTFNLDEYVYEALRAGASGFLLKDAPPAQLLHGIRIVAAGAALLAPEVTRQLVGRYASRIRPAEAAPEHAALTPRELEVLRLIADGRSNSEIAATLVISQETVKTYVSRILTKLDLRDRVQAVVYAYRRGLVT, encoded by the coding sequence GTGACCGCGCCGATCCGGGTGCTGGTCTGCGACGACCAGGCGCTGATCCGCACCGGCTTCGCGACGATCATCGACGGGCAGCCCGACCTGGAGGTGGTGGGCGAGTGCGGTGACGGCCGCACCGCGGTGGATCTCGCCCAGCGGCTGCGCCCCGACATCGTGGTGATGGACGTGCGGATGCCGGTGCTCGACGGCATCGAGGCGACCCGCCTGCTGGCCGGCGCCGGGGTGGAGCATCCGGTCAAGGTGCTCGTGGTGACCACGTTCAACCTGGACGAGTACGTCTACGAGGCGTTGCGGGCCGGGGCGAGCGGGTTCCTGCTCAAGGACGCCCCACCGGCGCAACTGCTGCACGGGATCCGCATCGTCGCGGCGGGCGCCGCGCTGCTGGCACCGGAGGTGACGCGGCAGCTCGTCGGCCGGTACGCGTCGCGGATCCGCCCCGCCGAGGCCGCGCCGGAGCACGCCGCGCTGACGCCGCGTGAGCTGGAGGTGCTGCGACTGATCGCCGACGGCCGGTCCAACAGCGAGATCGCCGCCACGCTGGTGATCAGCCAGGAGACCGTCAAGACGTACGTGTCGCGCATCCTCACCAAGCTCGACCTGCGCGACCGCGTGCAGGCGGTGGTCTACGCCTACCGCAGGGGCCTGGTGACCTGA
- a CDS encoding nucleotide pyrophosphohydrolase produces the protein MSELDGLAERLREFVRVRDWGRFHTPKNLVMALAGEAGELLAEFQWLTPAESSTVMDDPEAAARVRAEIGDVLLYLVRLADALDIDLLEAAHAKLDESDRRYTVEEYRGSARKAPPLT, from the coding sequence ATGAGTGAGCTTGACGGGCTGGCCGAGCGGCTGCGGGAGTTCGTGCGGGTCAGGGACTGGGGGCGGTTCCATACGCCGAAGAATCTGGTGATGGCGCTGGCCGGTGAGGCCGGGGAGCTGCTCGCGGAGTTCCAGTGGCTGACGCCCGCGGAATCGTCCACGGTCATGGACGATCCGGAGGCGGCGGCTCGGGTGCGTGCCGAGATCGGCGACGTGCTGCTCTACCTGGTCCGCCTGGCCGACGCCTTGGACATCGACCTCCTGGAGGCGGCACACGCCAAGCTGGACGAGAGCGACAGGCGCTACACCGTGGAGGAATACCGCGGTTCGGCCAGGAAGGCCCCGCCCCTCACCTGA
- a CDS encoding NADPH-dependent F420 reductase has product MTTLGLIGSGNIGGTLARLAVAAGLDVVLSNSRGPHTLTALVDELGPRARAATPSEAAAAGDWVVVTVPFHAYRQIPAEPLAGKIVLDTGNYYPARDGQIPELDTDQTTTSELVQRHLPNSKVVKAFNNIYFKHLTALARPAGAPDRSALPIAGDDPTAKAAVTALLDTLGFDTVDAGPLSEGWRFQRDTPAYATLYAKNPQNLGLTADDPGSPVTADTLRTALSRARRHSDTARD; this is encoded by the coding sequence ATGACGACTCTCGGACTGATCGGCAGTGGGAACATCGGCGGCACCCTCGCCCGGTTGGCGGTCGCCGCCGGCCTGGACGTCGTGCTGAGCAACTCCCGTGGCCCGCACACGCTGACCGCACTCGTCGACGAACTCGGCCCGCGCGCCCGCGCCGCCACCCCGTCCGAGGCCGCCGCGGCAGGCGACTGGGTCGTGGTCACCGTCCCCTTCCACGCCTACCGCCAGATCCCGGCGGAGCCGCTGGCAGGCAAGATCGTCCTGGACACCGGCAACTACTATCCGGCCCGCGACGGCCAGATCCCAGAACTCGACACCGACCAGACCACCACCAGCGAACTGGTCCAGCGGCACCTGCCGAACTCCAAGGTCGTCAAGGCGTTCAACAACATCTACTTCAAACACCTGACCGCCCTAGCCCGCCCCGCGGGCGCCCCCGACCGCTCAGCCCTCCCCATCGCCGGTGACGACCCCACCGCCAAAGCCGCCGTCACCGCCCTACTCGACACCCTCGGCTTCGACACCGTAGACGCCGGCCCCCTGTCCGAAGGCTGGCGCTTCCAACGCGACACCCCCGCCTACGCCACCCTCTACGCGAAGAACCCCCAAAACCTCGGCCTCACAGCCGACGACCCCGGCTCCCCCGTCACCGCCGACACCCTCCGCACCGCCCTCTCCCGCGCCCGCCGCCACAGCGACACCGCACGGGACTGA
- a CDS encoding DUF899 family protein yields the protein MTTMPSDPAAALPGRPPIVDLATWQAARDELLVREKAHTREGDAIAAARRRLPMVEFDGTVEVVGPDGPVPFLDLFQGREELVVYKHMWYDGAPHQGQCEGCTTTAWAVNDAVYLNARGVSFAVLTTGRWDEVAPYVGFMGYTQPWYSVRDVEEPVGGEMGYIASFLRDGDRAFLTYSTTGRGNEPVSGFLGLLDMTPYGRREAWEDNPEGWPEAPQVGAPVGGHGAPICWYWRTGADGVATWGPTSRPAPQWTRPGVTPEDDLGRNGHHH from the coding sequence ATGACCACCATGCCGAGTGACCCGGCCGCCGCGCTGCCCGGCCGTCCGCCCATCGTGGACCTGGCCACCTGGCAGGCCGCCCGTGACGAGCTTCTGGTCCGCGAGAAGGCCCACACCCGCGAGGGCGACGCCATCGCCGCGGCCCGCCGCCGGCTGCCGATGGTGGAGTTCGACGGCACGGTGGAGGTCGTCGGACCCGACGGGCCGGTCCCGTTCCTGGACCTGTTCCAGGGCCGCGAGGAGCTCGTGGTCTACAAGCACATGTGGTACGACGGCGCGCCGCACCAGGGCCAGTGCGAGGGCTGCACCACCACGGCCTGGGCCGTGAACGACGCGGTCTACCTCAACGCCCGCGGCGTCTCGTTCGCCGTCCTGACCACGGGCCGTTGGGACGAGGTGGCCCCCTACGTCGGGTTCATGGGTTACACCCAGCCCTGGTACTCGGTACGCGACGTGGAGGAGCCGGTCGGCGGAGAGATGGGGTACATCGCCTCGTTCCTGCGCGACGGCGACCGTGCGTTCCTCACCTACTCCACGACAGGCCGGGGCAACGAGCCGGTCAGCGGGTTCCTGGGCCTGCTCGACATGACGCCCTACGGCCGCCGCGAGGCGTGGGAGGACAACCCCGAGGGCTGGCCCGAGGCCCCGCAGGTCGGCGCCCCGGTCGGCGGGCATGGCGCGCCGATCTGCTGGTACTGGCGCACGGGCGCCGACGGCGTCGCCACCTGGGGCCCCACCAGCCGCCCCGCGCCGCAGTGGACCCGCCCCGGCGTGACCCCCGAGGACGACCTCGGCCGGAACGGCCACCACCACTGA
- a CDS encoding dihydrofolate reductase family protein, translating to MRKIIFWVHTSIDGHIDGPKGEFDWPVMGEELSAYSEALSDRCDTFLYGRGVWEGMAAFWPNAESMSDHPHVLKFAPLWRETPKIVFSRTLKEAHWATRIIGDDLAEQVAELKRQDGKDLLLTGGSGLAAALTDHGQIDEYHIAVHPVVLGGGRPLFVPRDERLGLRLTESRTCDSQVVVMRYDRV from the coding sequence ATGCGTAAGATCATTTTCTGGGTGCACACCTCGATCGACGGCCACATCGACGGCCCGAAGGGTGAATTCGACTGGCCCGTGATGGGCGAGGAGCTGTCGGCGTACTCCGAGGCGCTGAGCGACCGTTGCGACACCTTCCTGTACGGGCGCGGCGTCTGGGAGGGCATGGCGGCCTTCTGGCCGAACGCCGAGTCGATGTCGGACCACCCGCACGTCCTGAAGTTCGCCCCTCTCTGGCGCGAAACGCCGAAGATCGTCTTTTCGAGGACGCTGAAGGAGGCCCACTGGGCCACCCGGATCATCGGCGACGACCTCGCCGAGCAGGTCGCCGAGCTCAAGCGGCAGGACGGCAAGGACCTGCTGCTCACCGGCGGCTCCGGCCTGGCCGCCGCGCTGACCGACCACGGCCAGATCGACGAGTACCACATCGCGGTGCACCCGGTCGTGCTCGGCGGTGGCCGGCCGCTGTTCGTCCCGCGCGACGAGCGCCTGGGGCTGCGGCTGACCGAGTCGCGCACCTGCGATTCTCAGGTGGTGGTGATGCGGTACGACCGCGTCTAG
- a CDS encoding response regulator, which yields MARVTADGSSAPIRVLIVDDDPLVRAGLTLMLRAAPDLHIVGAVADGGEVRSAVAEHGPDVVLMDIRMNGLDGIEATRRLRAGVGAPEVLVLTTFDADDLVFRALRSGASGFLLKDTPPEGIVDAVRKVMAGEPILSPSVTRKLIAHLMPEEENQRRADARQILTRLSDREREVALAVGQGKPNATIATELHMSVGTVKGYISRILTKTNLDNRVQLALIVHDAAFG from the coding sequence ATGGCCCGGGTGACAGCCGACGGGAGCAGCGCGCCGATCCGGGTGCTGATCGTGGACGACGACCCCCTCGTGCGCGCCGGTCTGACGTTGATGCTCCGAGCCGCCCCCGACCTGCACATCGTCGGCGCGGTCGCCGACGGCGGCGAGGTGCGGAGCGCCGTGGCCGAGCACGGGCCGGACGTGGTGCTCATGGACATCCGGATGAACGGCCTCGACGGCATCGAGGCGACCCGGCGGCTGCGGGCCGGTGTCGGGGCGCCCGAGGTGCTGGTGCTCACCACGTTCGACGCCGACGACCTGGTGTTCAGGGCGCTGCGCTCGGGGGCGAGCGGCTTCCTCCTCAAGGACACCCCACCCGAGGGCATCGTGGACGCCGTCCGCAAGGTCATGGCGGGCGAACCGATCCTGTCGCCGAGCGTCACCCGCAAGTTGATCGCCCACCTGATGCCCGAGGAGGAGAACCAACGCCGTGCCGACGCCCGTCAGATACTGACACGGCTGAGCGACCGAGAACGCGAGGTCGCCCTGGCAGTAGGCCAGGGCAAGCCGAACGCGACGATCGCCACGGAACTACACATGAGCGTCGGCACCGTGAAGGGCTACATCTCCCGCATCCTCACCAAAACAAACCTGGACAACCGCGTCCAACTAGCCCTCATCGTCCACGACGCCGCCTTCGGCTAA
- a CDS encoding DoxX family protein, producing MHTAYVIVTIITIIANAGIAVADFRRAEFVLANSAEVGVPHRLIPLLAALKAAGAAGLLLGLLGLPLIGPAAATGLVLFFIGAVAVHLRTHVLHNLAFPATYLALALATFILFLIR from the coding sequence ATGCACACCGCCTACGTGATCGTCACCATCATCACGATCATCGCCAACGCCGGAATAGCCGTGGCCGACTTCCGCCGAGCCGAGTTCGTCCTCGCGAACTCGGCCGAGGTAGGAGTCCCCCACCGCCTCATCCCTCTCCTCGCCGCCCTGAAAGCCGCCGGCGCCGCGGGCCTCCTCCTCGGTCTGCTGGGCCTCCCTTTGATCGGCCCTGCCGCCGCCACCGGCCTCGTCCTCTTCTTCATCGGCGCGGTAGCCGTCCACCTCCGCACCCACGTCCTCCACAACCTCGCCTTCCCCGCCACCTACCTCGCCCTGGCCCTGGCCACCTTCATCCTTTTCTTGATCAGGTGA
- a CDS encoding TetR/AcrR family transcriptional regulator → MAVRKPRSPRRRQVLTRELIVETAVELLDVAGKDALTVRALTRRLATGSGAIYWHIGTMDELLDAAADTVLAAALPTRPAPPAEPAEGAETTDAGRAGGTPQDEIRAVALSLFDAVTEHPWLAAQIGAQLIRNPWGPVTLRMFESIGRPIRTLGVPRGDWFTTSSALIHYILGATTQNSQHTGDDSAPLSEADRTRFLDTASKAWQDLDPGEYPFVRAIAEQMRGHDDREQFLAGIDLVLTGITTRHPSSEAAVDQTPHDPR, encoded by the coding sequence ATGGCCGTACGGAAACCTCGCTCACCGCGACGCAGGCAGGTGCTCACCCGGGAGCTCATCGTGGAGACCGCCGTCGAACTGCTGGACGTGGCGGGGAAGGACGCCCTGACGGTCCGGGCGCTGACCCGCCGCCTGGCCACCGGATCCGGCGCGATCTACTGGCACATCGGCACCATGGACGAGTTGCTGGACGCGGCGGCCGACACCGTCCTCGCCGCCGCCCTGCCCACGCGCCCCGCCCCGCCGGCCGAGCCCGCCGAGGGCGCGGAGACCACCGACGCCGGAAGGGCCGGCGGCACACCCCAGGACGAGATCCGCGCCGTCGCGCTCTCCCTGTTCGACGCGGTCACCGAACACCCATGGCTCGCCGCCCAGATCGGAGCGCAGCTCATCCGCAACCCCTGGGGACCGGTGACATTGCGGATGTTCGAAAGCATCGGCCGGCCGATCCGCACACTGGGCGTACCGCGAGGCGACTGGTTCACCACGTCCTCGGCGCTGATCCACTACATCCTCGGCGCCACCACGCAGAACTCCCAGCACACCGGGGACGACAGCGCCCCCCTCTCCGAAGCCGACCGCACCCGGTTCCTCGACACCGCGTCCAAGGCCTGGCAGGACCTCGACCCCGGCGAATACCCGTTCGTCCGGGCCATCGCCGAGCAGATGCGCGGGCACGACGACCGCGAACAGTTCCTCGCCGGCATCGACCTCGTCCTCACCGGCATCACCACCCGCCATCCATCCAGCGAGGCGGCCGTCGATCAGACGCCTCACGATCCGCGGTAA
- a CDS encoding sensor histidine kinase, which produces MTHLRRLADLWRRCDVVVRDLPLVLLLAVASLLPALHGKGTQVGDLPARPFDAPALVLIALECLPLAVRRRWPAASLALVSLGFALDQLSAYHVFASNAMPIALISAGAHLERHRRVTVVVLSLAYVPLALAVGRLGATERPEGYVVFYLALALAWGTGAWLRSTRAAEAERRRHVAEATRTAERTRIARELHDVVTHHVTAMVVQAEAARYLTAAPDRFDAALSNVADTGRRAITDLRHMLDLLKAPHDTDVGMPSAGGLHTLVERTRQAGQPVDFSEEGTPAESAGSAEFVTYRVVQEALTNALKHARGSPTVVSVRYGEKEISVEVGTGPGIGPGAASPGGSGRGLAGLRERVEALGGEFSADRGPGGGFLVRARIPAGSPS; this is translated from the coding sequence ATGACCCATCTACGACGGCTCGCCGACCTGTGGCGGCGGTGCGATGTCGTGGTCAGGGATCTGCCGCTCGTGCTGCTGCTGGCCGTCGCATCGCTCCTGCCGGCGCTCCACGGCAAGGGGACGCAGGTCGGAGACCTCCCGGCCCGCCCCTTCGACGCGCCGGCGCTCGTGCTGATCGCTCTGGAATGCCTTCCGCTCGCCGTGCGCCGGCGGTGGCCGGCCGCGAGTCTGGCTCTGGTGTCACTCGGCTTCGCCCTCGACCAGCTCAGCGCCTACCACGTGTTCGCGAGCAACGCGATGCCCATCGCGCTCATCAGCGCGGGCGCCCACCTGGAGCGCCACCGGCGTGTCACCGTGGTCGTCCTGTCCCTGGCGTACGTGCCGCTGGCGCTCGCGGTCGGCCGGCTGGGCGCGACCGAGAGGCCGGAAGGGTACGTGGTGTTCTACCTGGCCTTAGCCCTCGCGTGGGGCACCGGGGCCTGGCTGCGCTCCACCCGCGCCGCCGAGGCCGAACGCCGCCGCCACGTCGCCGAGGCCACCCGGACCGCCGAACGCACCCGGATCGCCCGCGAACTGCACGACGTCGTCACCCACCACGTGACGGCGATGGTCGTGCAGGCCGAGGCCGCACGCTACCTGACCGCCGCCCCCGACCGCTTCGACGCGGCGCTGAGCAACGTCGCCGACACCGGCCGGCGGGCCATCACCGACCTGCGGCACATGCTCGACCTGCTCAAAGCCCCTCACGACACCGACGTCGGCATGCCTTCCGCCGGTGGGCTCCACACCCTCGTGGAGCGGACCCGCCAGGCCGGGCAGCCGGTGGACTTCTCCGAAGAGGGGACCCCGGCGGAATCGGCGGGCAGCGCCGAGTTCGTCACCTATAGGGTCGTCCAGGAGGCCCTGACGAACGCCCTCAAACACGCCCGCGGCAGCCCCACTGTGGTTTCGGTGCGCTACGGCGAGAAGGAGATCAGCGTGGAGGTCGGCACCGGCCCCGGCATCGGCCCCGGGGCCGCCTCCCCCGGTGGGAGCGGGCGGGGTCTGGCCGGGCTCCGCGAACGGGTGGAGGCCCTGGGCGGCGAGTTCAGCGCCGACCGGGGGCCGGGCGGCGGCTTCCTCGTACGGGCCCGCATCCCCGCGGGGAGCCCGTCGTGA